A segment of the Conexibacter woesei Iso977N genome:
GCCGCCCGCGGAAGCGCGGGTAGACCGGGATCTTCTCCTCGGGGTAGGAGACGACGGACACCGGCGCGACGGACTGGCGCAGCGTGGTCTTCAGACCACGCAGCGTCTCGCCGAAGGCGCGGTAGAAGGAGCCGGGACCGCCGAGGCGCTTGGGCGCGTCGACGACGATCAGCTCGTCCGCTGAAGGGGGCCAGGGGGCCATCTAGTCGGTCACCACCAGGACGATCGCGGTCACGAGGGCATTGAGCGTCGCCAGCGGAAGGAGGACCTTCCAGCCCAGCGACATCAGCTGGTCGTAGCGCAGACGCGGGAACGTCGCGCGGGCCCAGACGAAGAAGAAGATGAAGAACATGGTCTTGCCGATCACGACGATCGGCTGGACCCAGCCGGGCGGGTGGATCCCGAACGGGAGCCACCAGCCGCCGAGGAAGACCGTGACCATGATGAACGAGGCCACGATCATGTTGAGGTACTCGGCGAAGTAGTAGGTGGCGAACTTGCCGCCGCCGTACTCCGTGTTGTACCCGCCGACCAGCTCGCCATCGGCCTCGACGAGGTCGAACGGCGGGCGGTTCGTCTCGGCGAACGAGGCGATCAGGAAGATGATGAAGCCGACGAACTGCGGCACGATGTACCACATGCCGGCCTGGCCCTTGACGATGTCGACCAGTGACAGGCTCTGCGCCGTCATGACGACGCCGACGAGCGCCAGGCCCTGGGCGACCTCGT
Coding sequences within it:
- the nuoH gene encoding NADH-quinone oxidoreductase subunit NuoH — its product is MIANIYYYEPWWMQIAKAIVIFAVGLQIVPIALMADRKVMGRMQNRYGPNRVGPFGALTPIADIGKLLFKQQFRPNSSIGWMFAIAPLISIVAAVAALAIVPFGDVQDIFGTKTGLYGVDASIGPLYLFAFGAVAFYGIMLGGWSSGSKYSFLGAMRAAAQLISYEVAQGLALVGVVMTAQSLSLVDIVKGQAGMWYIVPQFVGFIIFLIASFAETNRPPFDLVEADGELVGGYNTEYGGGKFATYYFAEYLNMIVASFIMVTVFLGGWWLPFGIHPPGWVQPIVVIGKTMFFIFFFVWARATFPRLRYDQLMSLGWKVLLPLATLNALVTAIVLVVTD